Part of the Ignavibacterium album JCM 16511 genome, AATCTTACAATGTTAGTGCCACCAATTACATTTGCATTTGTAACAGTAATTCCATTATCAATAAAATAGTTAGCCGGGTTACTTGCACCATTAGGTTCTAAAGGTTCTGAGAAAATTATATTAAGTGTAACCGAATCAATCAATGCGGCACTTACAACTGTGGGAGGAGTATTATCAACGCTTTGACTATTTTCTACATATTCATAAGCTCCAATGTCCCAAAAATTATTGTAAGGTCTAAAATAATTTCTAATATCGAAATTAAAATAACTCGATAAATCGCGACCATTATTTATAGCTGGTGATAAGCTATCAATCATTAGCGGAAATTCATCATTCACCAAAAAGTATGGTTCAGCTAAGAGACTATTGCTGTCTTGATTATAGTTATTCTTGAAGTAGGTTAAACTCATTGTTTGATTATTAACTGCAATTGTATAGAGATCACTTCCAAGGTAGGACTTATAAATATTATAATCAATTAAATAGTTATTTATTTTCTGTGGGTCTGTATCAGCATAATTTACTGCACTATAACCTTTGCTAGAAAAAATATTATTATAGACTTCAGCAATATTTGAACCGATTCGAACTGCATAAGAAATATAACCACTACCTTGTCCTGCAACATAAAATGAATTATTAAATAATTGTATCATACCTGAACTATTATTAATAGGATAATCATATAAGCAAGCTCCATTTCCAAAATTAAAGAAAACATTGTTTATAAATTTAGCAATACTACCTGGAATTACACTATTCAGCATAGCTCCGTGTGAATCGTAAACTTTATAATTAATAAAATAATTATTAATAGAAGTCAGATTTCCAATTGGATAGACAGTTTGTAAACAATCGTTATGTCCTTCACCAGTAATATTTTTCTGCTCAAGCCTATTGTTTAATAGAAATATATTTTGTGCAAAATTTATATAAATTAGATCAGTTTGACTCGGGATCTGAATATTGGACATAATTTTACAATTGTTGATAAAAATTGAATCTATCTTAGTAATATCAGTTCCACTCGCTTGCCAAGCGTTTATATTTATACCAAAGCTCAGGATACCACTAATTTCAAGTGAATCTAAATATATTTGTCTTGTGTTATGTCTTATAAGAACATTGTTTACAGTATAATTTCTAACCGATATTTTACTAATTGTCAGTTTTCTTATTGGATTTGTTACGCTTGATGTAGATATATATATACCAGGATTAAGTGTTCCTTGCCCATCTAAAATTACTTTACCATTATAACCTGCTTCTTTACCTTTTGTTATTGTTACATTATAAAGTCCAGCTCTTGTAATATTTAAAGTTTCATTATAAACCAGACTATCAGTACCGCCAGAAATAAATATTGTATCACCTGATTGAATTACTGTCCAATTTATTGAAGAAAAAGAATTCCAAGCATTTGTCCAGCTTGTCCCATTATTTAGACCTGTTGCCATTTTATCTACATACCAAGCTTTTGGTTGTGTTTGGGAATTAATAAAAATGCTGAATAAAAGAAACGAGATAATTCCAAATGTAAACATCGCTAAACTTTTATTTTTCATTTTTATCCCTTTCTATAAGTTAGCTTTATCATAACAAATTATGCACCAAAATGATTCATCGAATTTTGAAAGATTTCAAACTGAGACAAAAAGTAAAATCGTAATATTGGTAATTTTTACAATACATTTCTTAAAAACAGTAATTATTTATCAGCCGAATGGCTTAATGCAAAGTGCTTAGAGCGTTGGTAAAGAGAACAGGAATAAGAAGAGAGATCAAAAAATTTTGCGCTCTTGATCGCAAAGTTACATTTTATTTTCTTTAAATGAAATACCTGACGAAAAAATTTTATAGGTCGAAATATTGGGAGGTTGGAAATGGGTGGTTGGGTATAAGGAATAGGGGATATTTTGAGATAAAGTTGAAAATTTTTACTATTATCAAAATATTTCGTAACAAATTGATACAAATTTAACAACAACCTTCCAATGTTTTCCGAAACCTTGAAGGTCCTATAATAAAAAATTATTACCGTTAACTTTAGTCAACCGGCTAAAAAAACAACCAACCCTTACCAGGCTTCAGCCTAATTGAAATATATCCTATAGCATAATCAATACTCGTTATCACTTAGAACAAAATCCTTCTCTTTTGAAGAGAAGGATTCAGGATGAGTTATAATCTCCTTAATTAACTATTATTGAATAATACATTGAATTGATAAGTGTTTGATACAAGTATTTTTACTAAATCCTGAAAGGATGAGATTATTGTAAAATATCTTCTCATAACTACAATCTTAAATCCCGGAGGGATGACATTATTCTTTCTCTTATTTTAACCTCAACAAAACTAAAAACAGATATAATATCATCCCTATTGGGATTTTGATTTGCTTTTGGTATACATCATTATTACAACCATTTCTCCCCTTCGGGGATAATTTTTATTCCATATTTATAATTCTTTATTCAATATTCAATATTCTAACAAACATATTGCCCTGACATTTATGTCAGGGAATAAAAAGAATACAAAACAAACCTCTCTGGCTTTAGCCACATTCCAACACATTCGATAGCATCATAAATGTTCGCCACCACCTCAAACAAAGTCCTTCTCTTTTGAAGAGAAGGATTCAGGATGAGTTAATCAATTTCGATATTCATTATTCCTTATTCAATATTCAATATTCTCAAATCATATACTGATTTGATAAGTCTGTGATACAAGTATTTTTACTAAATCCTGAAAGGATGAGATTATTGTAAAATATCTTCTCATAACTACAATCTTAAATCCCGGAGGGATGACATTATTCTTTCTCTTTATCAAGAGCTTTCCGAAAATAAAAATAAAATAATATCACCCCCTTTGGGGTTTTATGATGCAATTGTGATTAGCCAATTACAATAATCTCTCCCCTTCGGGGATTTTCATTTTTTTAAAACTAAACCAAAAAGTTTTCTGAAACCTTTGAGGTTTTAGAATAATAATCTATTACCGTTGACTTTAGTCAACCGGCTTAATAAACTAACCGATCTTTGATTGGCTTCAGCCACATTACGGAATGGACAGAGTCCATTCCCTGCATCATAATTATCCGATAGCATCATAAATATTTCTCACCACTTCCAATAAAGTCCTTATCTTTCTTCCAAGGCGGGCAAGTTTAAGAAAAGGATTTAGGATGAGTTCATAATTTCAATATTAATTTAAGAAGGTACGTCACTATTGTAAGACATCCGATTAAATACAGAAACCCAAATCCCAGAGGGATGATATTATTATAGAGAGTTTTAAATGAATAAATTAAATCGAAATCCCGGAGGGATGGCATTATTTATTTACAAAGTAGTTTAAAGAAAGGTAATAAATGTAATTCTGAATAATCTCACCTCTCTGGGGTTCTGTTTTGTTGTTGATAGATTATTGTTACAACAATCTCTCCCCTCCGGGGATTTAATAAATTTTAGATTCAAAATTCTTTAATCGATATTCATTATTCATCGAATCCGGCCATTCCCGTCCTTCGGAATGGACAGAGTCCATTCCCTACATTTAAAAGAATACGATAGCATCACCAATACTTATTCACACTACCAACAAGTCCTTCTCTTCCACCAAAGGCGGACAAGTCCAAGAGAAGGATTAGGATGAGTTTATAATTTGAAGTTTATTATTCAAAATTTAATCCCAAAGGGATGATATAATTATAGAATCATTATTAATAATATGAACCGAAATCCCGAAGGGATGATATTATTAATCGATGTAGTATTTATTGGGCTTCACAAAATTCGATACCTAATAATTTCACCCCCTCTGGGTTTTTGGTCTGTTGTTGACGTGCATTCGTGTTACAACAATTTTTCCCCTGCGTGAATAGAAAAATTTTTGATTCATTATTCTTTATTCGATATTCATTATTCATCGCCTCCGACTATTCCCCTCCTTCGGAATGGACAGAGTCCATTCCCTACAATTTTTATTAAAACATTCGATAGCATCTTCCCTATTTGTTATCACCCCCAACAAAGTCCTTCTCTTCCCGCCAAAGGCGGACAAGTCTAAGAGAAGGATTAGGATGAGTTCGAAATTTCGAAATTCATAATTCAACGCCTTTTAATAATCCCAACGGGATGATATTATTATAGAGATTTATAAATGAATAT contains:
- a CDS encoding discoidin domain-containing protein; this encodes MKNKSLAMFTFGIISFLLFSIFINSQTQPKAWYVDKMATGLNNGTSWTNAWNSFSSINWTVIQSGDTIFISGGTDSLVYNETLNITRAGLYNVTITKGKEAGYNGKVILDGQGTLNPGIYISTSSVTNPIRKLTISKISVRNYTVNNVLIRHNTRQIYLDSLEISGILSFGININAWQASGTDITKIDSIFINNCKIMSNIQIPSQTDLIYINFAQNIFLLNNRLEQKNITGEGHNDCLQTVYPIGNLTSINNYFINYKVYDSHGAMLNSVIPGSIAKFINNVFFNFGNGACLYDYPINNSSGMIQLFNNSFYVAGQGSGYISYAVRIGSNIAEVYNNIFSSKGYSAVNYADTDPQKINNYLIDYNIYKSYLGSDLYTIAVNNQTMSLTYFKNNYNQDSNSLLAEPYFLVNDEFPLMIDSLSPAINNGRDLSSYFNFDIRNYFRPYNNFWDIGAYEYVENSQSVDNTPPTVVSAALIDSVTLNIIFSEPLEPNGASNPANYFIDNGITVTNANVIGGTNIVRLQTSVHTPGFYNITVNNVTDTAGNIILQQSNSATYGYNPDPITQLFKFIPVQTSASSVPEPDHLPEKTFDGIGYNGGDPSSRWAGNNLPQWIGYDLGDIVMLSKSRVQFYNWENGRIYNYSIQVSVDSINWNNVKSNINSQLAEWTEETFEPIQARYVRILVHSNNQNNWASLWETEFYGQLIISNNDDNHKKLPTEFLLEQNYPNPFNPTTKISWQSPVGSWQTLKVFDILGNEVATLVDEYKEAGRYEVEFDASNLSSGVYIYRLQADAFVSTRKMILLR